A single genomic interval of Bacteroidota bacterium harbors:
- a CDS encoding phosphoribosylglycinamide formyltransferase produces the protein MPRLAIFASGSGTNAEAIIRHFKNSTTHSVTRVYCNKPDAGVISRADKLGVPCLVFDKTEFQNGGKILNQLKEDKTDAIALAGFLWLVPDYLIHAFPGHIFNIHPALLPEFGGKGFYGSKVHQAVLESGKPISGITIHEVNEKFDEGKILFQAACYCSPDDTPDSLANKIHQLEHKYYPVVLEKILQEKD, from the coding sequence ATGCCACGTCTCGCCATTTTTGCATCAGGATCCGGAACCAATGCGGAAGCAATCATCCGGCATTTTAAAAATTCAACAACTCATTCCGTCACCAGGGTGTATTGCAACAAGCCGGATGCGGGAGTCATTTCCAGAGCCGATAAGCTTGGAGTCCCTTGTCTGGTTTTTGATAAAACGGAATTTCAAAATGGCGGTAAAATTCTGAATCAATTAAAAGAAGATAAAACAGATGCCATTGCTTTGGCCGGATTTCTTTGGCTCGTTCCGGATTATTTGATTCATGCTTTTCCGGGACACATTTTCAATATTCATCCTGCCTTATTGCCTGAATTTGGCGGTAAGGGGTTTTATGGATCAAAAGTTCACCAGGCTGTACTGGAATCCGGCAAGCCCATTTCCGGTATCACCATACATGAAGTGAACGAAAAATTTGACGAAGGGAAAATTCTGTTCCAGGCAGCTTGTTATTGTTCTCCGGATGACACTCCCGATTCCTTGGCAAATAAAATCCATCAGCTCGAACACAAATATTATCCGGTTGTTCTGGAGAAAATTCTGCAAGAAAAAGATTGA